A region of the Vicugna pacos chromosome 7, VicPac4, whole genome shotgun sequence genome:
aaaaatagTTTCTGAGTTGGGGTAATTAACATTTGCCTTTTACAGAAGCACAGGCAAGTTCTCTCTTAGTCATCAGCACAAACACAGTGAAATTTGGCTAATGAAAATTCAGTGAGATGCCAGGAGAAAACTGATTAGCAGGATGATACAGAGGATAGCTATTATTCTATCATCTTGCCCTTACACTGCTACGGGGAAGAGGACCATATGGGTGAATCTTCATGGGAATGGGAAGGAATGGCATGTATCCTAAAGGATTCTAGGTATTTTGTCTAATTCCATTCCCAGGAACTATACTAGTTAACACTTATTGGCTCTTATTATATGCTAGACAATATGCTAAGTGCTGTAGTTACCCTAGTGCAATACTTAACTGCCAGGAAAAATGGGATAGGACCATTATTATCCCTGTTCTACAGCAgaagaaactgagatttagaAAGATTAAGTAATTTATCCAAAGTCAGTTAGGCAGTACAGTGCTACAGCCAGAACTCTCTGGCTTCTCATAACCTTTATTTTAGTGATGGTTAAGTCCACTATCCTCCGTGACCACAGGCGGAACCCTGAAATCCAGTTGGCGTTTTGTGAAAGTCATGGCACTGGTTACAGGTAGAATTGGTAAGAATGCAGAAAGAGGTTAAGTTAAAACCATCGCTGCAGACTGggggtggagaaagggaaacagaaaacagaacatcaacaacaaaaatcttcACAGCACATACTCTGCAAGATACGTCTTCCATGAAATCAGAAGAATGGACTTGCTAACTCTGTAAGCAAGAGAAAGGTTGAGGAAAAGGGTAAGTCTAACCATGAAATTTCTGGGTGGACTTTGAAAGGGTAATGGAGAAACATAAAACATTAACTATAATGCTGGCATCCAGAATAAAATCAACTCATTCATAAAACACAGGAAAGGGATCAATCAATATTGTCAATTATGTGTTAAACTCTGTGCTAAGTACTTTAAGAAAAACATAGACTTATACATGATCACATTCCAACTTTTATTAAAAgctgatatttataatttaacaATTCATGTACATGCTCAGTAGTATAACATATGACCCCAAATTAGTATTGACATTAAAGCTCAAGAtgttccaagattttttttttttctttatgaaatcaCACAGCCTCCTTTGAGCTCCTTgaagggatttttgtcctctgGTACGCCCTTTACTAGGGGGTCCTCCCCAGATCTCTCTTCAACATAATCCCTTACTTCTTCACAACATTTGGAcaccttgaaggaaaaaaattaagagatgaCTCACTTGGTTTCATAGAAAATACTGCAGAATCGAAGA
Encoded here:
- the GNGT1 gene encoding guanine nucleotide-binding protein G(T) subunit gamma-T1, with amino-acid sequence MPVINIEDLTEKDKLKMEVDQLKKEVTLERMLVSKCCEEVRDYVEERSGEDPLVKGVPEDKNPFKELKGGCVIS